GTGTTGCTGTCTGAAAGACTCAAATCTGTAGTTTTggtaaatagttttgtttttattttttagcattttcTTGAAAGGaaatactaagaaaataaaatataactctgAAGTTTAATGTAAACTTtccaacttaaaaacaaaaatcctcttGACAATATTGTTTCTCAAGTTGATGtccacatattttctttcttcccaaaaAGGAAATTCCTGAGACAACTCATAGGCACTCAGAACAGGAGGGGCCACGTTACATTTTCTAATATTAGGATCTCATAGAGATGCTGTAAGTTTTGTCATACCTCTGCCTCAAATGAAACACACATAAATTTTGCCTGAAAAGATTTGACTTATAGAAGGGAAAATCCGTTGCTTACAAAGTTGAAAATTAAATTCTTCCGAGCCCAGGTGCTCTTCTTGAGCCTTACCATAATTTTCTATCATGTTTTTTGGTTTGCATCCTCCTCCCCCAAATACTTGCCATCATTCACTCTGAGGTATGTATTCCCTTAGGCTTCTCTGCTAGGATATTCCTCTTCTCTACCGGAAAATGACAAGATCAAAACCCAACAAGAGGAGGCTTTTTAAAGACACATTTAAAAAACTTACTTGGGTCAGGCATGTTTTTAGCCAAACACTGGAAACCAGGTATCTACGAtatgagagggagaaaaaaagtataataaagagCTTAATTACAACTAATACTTTGCTAATAAGAAATGAGACACCTGATATGAGCTTTAACAATTCAATAAGTAGTTGTTTATATCATGAAATGAAGTGGGGTAAGTGCTACAGGATTACATATGAATATACAATCCCTCCTCATAAACTCCATCTGTCTGTAGTTCTCTATCTAGCCAGCTCCGCAGATCTCTTCATATGTGCAACTGCACATGTACATTTATCACCGCTGGCATATACATATAGAGAGGGCATAGCAGATTCTAGACAAACTGACCTGGAGCCAATCAGACTATGCTCCAGGGAGTAGGTTAAATGTGGTACAGAAAGTTGGAGATCCAATCCTCTTGGACAGCTGCAGCCCTGACCTTTTGGTTTGTAGCTCTAGCCATGGCTCTCAGCCACAAGCCTGGAATTTTATTCTAGAGACCCAGTCTAGAGCTCTAGAGGTTGGCAACTCAGGAAACAGTCTTATTGCCTAGTTATGGAagaacgtttaaaaaaaaaatcaagatgcacAAGACAGCCCACAGTTAGATGCCATTTTTATAAAGCTCACAAAGAGGCCAAATTTAACAATATATTGCTTAAAGGATACATACATAGGTTGAACagtacattaattttttaaattaagttttaaaagcgaaacaaacttttaaaatgtcatacGGCAGGGAAACGGGATGGAGGGACTTACAGGCGGCTCTGAAGGTATTGATAATGTTCCTAGATTTCAGTTTGGTGAGGGACCCTCAAGTATTGGTTACATTATACTTCATAATGTATGTACGTGTTACATACATCCTTTGTAAATATcaatattacatattaaaatgtttaaagatgcGAGacaggtgcttccctggtggcgcagtggttgagagtccgcctgtcgatgcaggggacacaggttcgtgccccggtccgggaagatcccacacgccgcggagcggctgggcccgtgagccatggccgctgagcctgcgggtccggggcctgtgctccgcagcgggaggggccacaacagtgagaggcccgcgtaccgcaaaaaaaaaaaaaaaaatccgagaCAGAGAGCAGAGAAGATTGGTGTAGAATTATCTGGGAGTCCCATATCTGAACCCGCAGCAGATACGCGGAGCGGGCTCGGTCTCCAGTTTCTAGAGGTGGAGCTTGTACTCTGAGCCCTGAGAGGAGCCCTCCTGGCTGTTTCACCAGCCGAACTTCCTCCACTACTTGTAGAGTCTAAGACGGGGTTCCCAGCAGGGCTTGAAATGCCCACGGTCGCGAGACCCCTCCACAAGACCACCAGAGTCGAGAGTCAAAGCCAAACGGCAAGGGTCATTTACTGCAGGTTCGAACCTGGACCTCTGCGCACTCGTTGCCGGTGGCGCTAAGAGGTCCCGATGGAGTTTAGTTCAGCTCTTTCATAGACAGGTACAATCAAGTTCGGGACTTTCCAGGGGTGGGGAGTACTGATTGGTTAACCTTTAAACAAAGACACTAGTCGCCGTCTGATTGGTTGGATGATTACAAGGGGGGGTCAGCAAGCGTAGTTACAGAAGCGAGAGCGGCTGGTTAAGTTCCGGTTTCCTGAGGTTTCGTTTCTCAATTGGAAATACTTAAGACGGGGCCACGGttacaaaaagaaatagtgcAAACAGGAAAACTGATGGAACCCTAACAGCGCTGCGGCCTCCACCAGCCCAACTGCAGGGCGGCGGGAGGCTGTGCGCCCAACTCCAGGCGGCGCTCCCAAATGTGGCAACCCAGCGCCGCGCCCTGGAAGGGCCCTTTCTCGGCCCTTCTCCTCAGAAAAGAAACTCCAGGAAAAGAACAGACTGAATGCAGGGCGTCAATTCAGTCTTATTCCCACCAAAGTAGAACGCAGTCCCCTCATTCCCCCCTTTCTCATGAACCAGAGGAGCCAATCTTGGGTCCTTAaggctcagtttcttcaattTCTAAGGCCTCGTTGGGCTGATATTGTGTTAATACCATTAGCTgaactgcatttattttttctcgGACAAAATCTATGACTCTCCTGAGTATACAGGGGCCTATAgtgaagaggagaaggaggcatAGCAGAGGGCCcaggatggggaggaggaagggaagcatTCCATGAAATCCTGACCGAAGGGGATTATCCGCTAATTCCTGCCGGCAGCGAGCTAGGTCTTCCTGGAGCTGGTGGATCTTGGTTCTTACAATGCCTGATTTATTTGCATAGaaacaacatttttcttttagggCGAGGCATATCCCACCCTGTTCAGCTGTCAGCAAGTCTGAGCCCCTCCTATTCTGTAGGACTACCTCGGCCCATGAATCTAATTGGTCCTGTGAGTCCTGAATGGTACCAGAGAGGGCTTCTACATCTTCTATTAATTGCCTAGACAGCTGATTATAGGAGTGAAGGGAGACCCCAAGACCTGTACTTCCTGTGGCCACAGCTCCTGTAATTCCTAATCCTACCAGGAGGGGTATGGCTGTAATGGCTCGTTTGGTTCTCCCTGCCCAAAGGTCAAAGCTGGGAATGGGCAATGGGGTGTCTCCCGAGATTAGGTCTACATTGGGGAGGAGGGTGGCTAGCTTGCAGACCCCTGTCCAATTCGGGGGTAAATAGGTGTATGCTAGGTTATTTCCACAGACAAAAACAGTGGTGTTAGGACTACAGAGGGAAGAGTTCACGGGGATATACTGACTACATCCAGTGGATGAAAGGATTCCCAAGTCAATACTGGCGTTAGAGAGGGAATCGTTCTTGACAAAGCATGAGGTATTAAAGGTggttgaaaattttgaaaattgtatgGGGAACGGCTCGGGGAGTAAAGTAGGGTTACATCGTTCGCTGATGTTTAAATTGGCGAAGGTGGGGATGGCTATAGGGCGGGGCGGTCCTTGAGGAAGGCAGAGCCAGCAATCCTGTGCTAAGTGGGGGTTGGTGGCATTCAAAAGTGTAAAAGTAGCTTCTAGTATAGTCATGGTCTGGGGGTCCAATTCAGAGGGATTGACCTTAGGGAGAATTAGGGGGTGGTAGTTGAGCTGTGGGTACAGATGCCGATAGACCTCTTCTATTTGTCTTCGGGTTTCTATCTGGCGCACTGCGTCCTGGGGCCCCCCACCGTCTGACATATGTGTGGGGGCCCTGGTATTCCAGCATACCGGGGTCCCGGGGGTGCCAGTGCATCCAGCCTGAAGATATTTATTACCCTCACTAATGGTGGGGCTTTTATTATTCTGTAGTATGGCTGTGAAATAAGTCTTGTTATTGGCCCCTATACATTGCTGGTAAGAGGAATAGCACATGCTATGCATTGATTCCTGGAAGGTAGAACAGGGGCAAGTGGCTCGAGGGGGGAGTGGCTTAGGCTTATGGTAGCATTGCCAGCTTTGAGAGGCCCTGGTGCCCTTATATTCCTGAACAAGGTATGCAGTTATTCCCCCGCAGTCCTGCATATGAGTATACCCTCGGGGAACCTCAGGAGTCTCCATAGTACCTCCCCTGCACTCGCACGGTGCACCATATAGTTGTTGTATTAAAGTATTCTTATGGGGGAAGGGCCGAGTCCTCCCCTCGTGGCCCGAGGGTTGAGGGTTAGGACTATTATTAGGGCTATCAGCAGTACCTTGGTCATCATGGGGGAGGGTACGGCACAAGGTCAGTTTGAAGGGATTGTCCTTATTCCGGTCCACCATCCAGGTGACGTCAGCTTTAGTGGACTTGATGAGGTCAGAAAATGGGTCCACCGGCTTGACGTGGGTGTAATGGATCCAGGCAGCTATGCTGTCCACCTTGATGGCCGTCGGCGTTGTCAGGATGATCTGGTAAGGTCCTTTCCACCTGGGTTCTAGGGTCTCTTGTCGATGGCGTTTGACAAGGACCCAGTCACTTGGCCGGAGCTGGTGTGGAGTAGGCGGGGGTCCTGTTGCATATAGCTCTTTTAGTTTGGGCCAGATTGTCTCGTGTGTCCGCTGTAAGGCTTGGAGGGAAGACAGGAGATTATTTTCTGGGTCCAATTGGATAAGGTTAGTCTTTAGGTTAGGGATGATAGGAGGAGGCCTACCATGCATTATTTCGTAGGGAGTAAATCCTAGCTTATAGGGGGAATTTCGCACCCTAAACAGAGCGTAGGGGAGTAGGACTACCCAGTTAGCGCCAGTCTCTATGGTCAATTTAGTCAAggtctcttttagagttctattcattctttctacctgtcCTGAACTCGGGGGGCGGtatgcacaatgtaatttccaattaGCCCCAAGTATGGAAGCCAGATCCTGACTTACCTTAGAAACGAAGGCTGGCCCGTCGTCAGACCCTATCATAACTGGAAAGCCATTCCTGGGCAGGATCTCTTCTAGTAGTTTCTTAGCTACTATTTGTGCAGTCTCATTCTTGGTTGGGAATGCCTCAGTCCAACCTGAAAAGGTATCTATAAACACCAGTAAATATTTATACCCATATTTGCCAGGCTTTACCTCCgtaaagtccacttcccagtaGGCTCCGGGCTGGTTTCCTCTTTCCCGGATGCCAGTGGTTGACGGGTGGGTACTGGCATTATGGAGTTGGCAGACTGCACAGTCAGCAACCAGTCGTTCAGTCTTCTCGGAGACATTTTTAAGTCCAGTCTGCCTGATGAGATCCTGTAGCCGTCGGGCGCCCAAGTGGGTGCTACGGTGGATCCGTCCAAGGACCAGGGTTCCTAGTTTCTCAGGAAGGAGGATATTGTTCTTAGCGTCCCGCCACCATCCGTCTCTAACCTGGGTTAGAGGGAGCTTGCTCATCCATCTGATGTCATCCTCCGAGTAGTCGGGTTGGGGCGGTATTTCCCGGGGCCCTGGATCCGGCAGTTGCAGGGGAAGTAATGGTATTGGAGTGTGTGCCGCCTGTCGAGCCGTCTGGTCTGCCAAATTGTTGCCTCGGGCGACTGGATTCGTGGGTTTTTGATGCCCCGGGCAGTGTACAATGGCTAGCTTTTTGGGTTCCCATATGGCCGCTAGCAAGGCCAggatttcctctttgttcttgATGTCTTTGCCCTCTGCTGTGAGTAGTCCCCGCTCTCGGTATATTGCCCCATGTATATGTGCGGTAGCAAAAGCATACCGGCTGTCTGTATATATGGTGGCTTTTTGGCCTTTGCTCATCTTGAGAGCTTgggtcagggcaattaattcagctttTTGGGCTGAGGTCCCCGGGGGGAGAGTCTCTGCCCATACCACCTCAGTTTCTGATGTTACCGCTGCCCCCGCATACCTCTGACCTTGCTGGACAAAGCTGCTGCCGTCAGTGAACCATGTGACTTGTGCATCCGGTAGGGGCTGGTCACGTAGGTCTTCCCGAACCCCATGGATCTGGGCCAGTACCTCTGCAGTCATGGAGTGGGGAGTCCAAATCTGGGTCAAGTAATAGGGAGGCAGGGTTTAATGCCTGCGGCGGAGTGTAGCTGATTCTGAGGGGATTTAACAGTAGACCCTGGTAGTGGACCAGTCGAGCATTGCTCATCCATCGGTCGGGAGGCTGTTTGAGAACCCCGTCGATGGCGTGGGGGGTGGTGACATGAAACTCCTGTCCCAtagttagtttgtcagcatcctTTACCATTAGGGCCGTGGCGGCGATCATCCGGAGGCAAGGAGGCCAGCCGGCAGCCACTGGGTCCAATTTATTTGATAGGTAAGCGACAGGCCTGGGCCAAGGACCGAGGGGCTGGGTCAACACGGCCTTAGCTATGCCTTTGCTTTCATCCACAAAGAGGTGGAAGGGTTTGGAGACATCAGGGAGACCCAGGGCGGGTGCGGATAGCAAGGCAGTTTTGATCTGCTGAAATGATTGCTCAGCCTCCTCTGTCCATTTAAAGGGCGTCTGCTCTTTGGTGGCTAAGTATAGCGGTTTGGCCATTTCAGCAAATTTGGGTATCCATAAACGGCAGAACCCCGCTGACCCCAAAAATTCCCTCACCTGTCGAGGCGTGGTGGGTCTGGGGATGCGGAGGACGGTTTCCTTCCATGCATCTGTGAGCCATCGTTGCCCCCCTTTCAATAGGTACCCCACGTAAGTTACCTCAGGCCTGCAGATCTGCGCTTTCTTGGCAGAGGCCCGGTATCCCAGGGTGCCGAGAGTCTGTAGGAGGTTTCTGGTTCCCTGCAGGCAGGCTTCAGCGGTCTCAGCAGCTATTAAGAGATCATCAACATACTGCAGGAGGGTTACATTGGGGTTTTGTCTCCGGTACTCACTGAGATCCTCGTGTAGGGCCTCATCAAACAAGGTGGGCGAATTTTTGAATCCTTGGGGAAGTCTGGTCCAGGTGAGTTGTCCGTTTATGCCTCTCTCGGGATCCGACCATTCGAAGGCAAAGAGTTCTTGACTTTTGGGCGCCAAGGGTAAACTAAAAAAGGCATCTTTGAGGTCCAGCACAGTATACCATTGTTTTCCTGGACTAAGGGCGCTCAAGAGAGTATATGGATTGGGCACAGTAGGATGGATGTCTATGACCCGTCTGTTAACTTCTCTCAGGTCCTGCACTGGGCGGTAGTCTTTACTGTTAGGTTTGCAGACTGGCAGCAGGGGTGTATTCCAGGCCGACTGGCAGGGACGCAGTATCCCCAGGTCAAGAAGCCGGCGAATATGAGGAGTGATACCAGTCTTGGCCTCTAGGGGCATGGGATACTGTCGGACACGTGCAGGATCTGCTCCTGGTTTGATCTCTATGAATACGGCTGGGCGATGTTTGGCTAGTCCCATCCCACCTGTTTCTGCCCACGCTTTGGGGAACTGCTGAAGCCATGACTCTATATCTTGATTTTGGGAGGGTGGTTCCTGGTGAAGTCAGTACTCATCTTCCAAGTTCAGGGTGAGCACAGATATGGGTTGGTCGTGAGGGTCTGTTACGATTGGCCCCTCTGGCCAAAAATGAATTTGTGCTCCCATTTTAGTGAGCAAGTCTCTCCCCAGTAAGGGGCAAGGGCTATCGGGAATGACCAGAAAGGAATGGGTTACCCTTCCCGTGCCCAAGTCCACAGTTCTCTGAGTGGTCCAGGGGTAATGTTTGACTCCTGTAGCTCCCTGGACCCAGGAGGATTTGTTAGAAACTTTCCCGTGGGGCTTAACCAAGACCGAATGCTGTGCCCCCGTATCCACCAGGAATTGGACTGGTTTCCCCTCCACTTGTAGGGTTACCCTGGGTTCGGGGAGGGGGTCCGAACCCCATCCCCCCTACTCTGCATCATGTGTAAACAGGACTGGGGTGGCCTTCGGTTGCCATTGCCTCTGGTTGGGGCGCGGCTGCCTTTTCTTGGGGCATTCCCGAGCCCAGTGGCCTTTTTCCTTGCAATAGGCACATTGATCTCTGTCCAATGGTCGCCTGGGAGGTCGAGTGGCTGGTGGCCCTCTTGATCTTTCTGAACAATGGCGGCCAGGACCTTAGTCATTTTCTCAGTGGCTTTAAGTTGTTTATCCTCTGGGGCGTCTCGGTTATTAAAGACGCGCTGGGCAATACGGAGTAGATCCTGTATCTGTTTGCCCTCCAGATCTTCTAATTTCTggagtttctttttaatatcagGGGCTGCCTGGTTAACGAAGGACATTACAATGGCAGCCTGATTTTCGGGGGCCTCTGGATCCATAGGGGTATACTgcctaaaggcttccattaatcTTTCTAAGTAAGAGGAGGGactttctgttttaccttgtatAATTGAATATACCTTGGCCAAATTAGTGGGCTTGCGCGCGGCAGCCCGGAGACCCGCCATTAGAGTCTGGCGATAAATGAGCAGTCGTCCCCTACCTTCTCCGGTGTTATAGTCCCATTCATCCTGCGGGGGGCGAGTTAAGGGAAAGGCTGCATTGATGAGGTCAGGGTTAGCGGTGGGTTGACCATCATCTCCAGGAACCAGTTTTCTCGCCTCCAGCTGGATTCGCTCTCATTCTTCGGTAGTGAATAGGATCCGGAGGAGCTGTTGGCAGTCATCCCAGGTGGGCTGATGAGTGAACATAACGCTATCTAGAAGAGCTATCAAGTCTTTAGGATTATCAGAGAAGCGGGCATTCTGGGTTTTCCAATTATATAAGTCACTGGTAGAGAATGGCCAATACTGGAGTCGGGGGTTCCCTGTCTCATCGGGAGGGCCTATTTCTCGCAGGGGTAGGGCTATGGTGGAATCCGGATGGCGGAACCCTGGGTCGCGCTGAGTGCGTTCACGGGTGCGTCCAGCCGGCCCATGGGAGTTATTTTCATTGGGCAGGAGGACCGGTAGTGCTTCTGCCTCTCGGTTCTCCGGTTCTGACCTGGGTAGCCCCTCGGGAGGGGCCGCAGGAGGTTCTACCAAGGGGAGAGGAGCAGGGCCaggagcaggaagggggaccGGTTGTGGGGCCAAAGGAGGAGGTTGATATGGGGGGTGTCTAGGAGAAGGAGGTCTTGGCTATCAGAGAGTATGGGTGCAGTTGGGGTCTGAGGCTTGGGAGGTTTAGTTGGTCGGGCCGCAAGGATCTTACATGACCCTGATGACAAAAAGGGGGTCATCCAGGGAGGTGGGTTTTCTGTCAGGTCCTGCCATACCAGGATGTAGGGGATCTGGTCTGGATGGCCTTCTTTTCCTGGCAAGAAAACTCTAGATTTAACTTTTAGGATTATAGGAAGACAAAAGGTACCCTCGGTGGGCCAGCCAACCCCGAAAGTTGGCCATTCAGAGCGGCAGAAGGTAATTAGTTTTCTTCTCCGGATGTCCAGACTGAGGTTGTGTCCTCGGGACTTTACATCCCAGAAATTAgcgagaaggaggaagaggggggtACTCTGTGCTTGGCCCATGTCTAGGTCCTGGAAGAGATTGGTTAGAGAAGGTTACTCTGAAAACAAAAGTGATTAAGAGCAGTCCCAATAGTGGAGCCtgtaaaaggaggaagggaaggttaTCGCGTGCGCGCTTCAGATGGGCTATCAGCCCCAGATGGGTCGTGGTGGACGTCTCCAACCACACCCGACTAGGTGTCCTATAGCGCGTCCGCCAGGACTGTCCTAGTCCCCAAAACAGAAGGTACCCTGAGCCGGCTTACTTACCGATCGGTTGTCAGCGATGACCCGTTGACCTGATGTCTGGTGGGCTCGGGGgcatcccggacgagcccccaaatgaaATGCCCACGGTCGCGAGACACCTCCACAAGACCACCAGAGTCGAGAGTCAAAGCCAAACGGCAAGGGTCATTTACTGCAGGTTCGAACCTGGACCTCTGCGCACTCGTTGCCGGTGGCGCTAAGAGGTCCCGATGGAGTTTAGTTCAGCTCTTTCATAGACAGGTACAATCAAATTCGGGACTTTCCAGGGGTGGGGAGTACTGATTGGTTAACCTTTAAACAAAGACACTAGTCGCCGTCTGATTGGTTGGATGATTACAAGGGGGGGTCAGCAAGCGTAGTTACAGAAGCGAGAGCGGCTGGTTAAGTTCCGGTTTCCTGAGGTTTCGTTTCTCAATTGGAAATACTTAAGACGGGGCCACGGttacaaaaagaaatagtgcAAACAGGAAAACTGATGGAACCCTAACAGCGCTGCGGCCTCCACCAGCCCAACTGCAGGGCGGCGGGAGGCTGTGCGCCCAACTCCAGGCGGCGCTCCCAAATGTGGCAACCCAGCGCCGCGCCCTGGAAGGGCCCTTTCTCGGCCCTTCTCCTCAGAAAAGAAACTCCAGGAAAAGCACAGACTGAATGCAGGGCGTCAATTCAGTCTTATTCCCACCAAAGTAGAACGCAGTCCCCTCAGGCTCTGCACAAGGGGGTGGGAGCGGGGAGCCCTCCGGCCTCTCCCGCGCCAGCCCGACCTCCCAGTGCAGCGAGGTGCGTCTCCTACCTGCTCCAGCTCCCTCTTCACCCAGCTGTACCAGCCGTGTGTGGTCATATCCTCGCCCCCGTTCCCGGGGACGATCACCGCCTTGCAGGGCGCCGCCATGAATGCAGCCGACCTGAGGCGCTCCGACCGCGTGCGCGACCGGGGAGCCTGCCCGTGGCATTCCGGGAATTGTAGTTCCGGGGCGCCAAGAGCGCACCCACTGAGCTTCTGGTTCCCTACTGCACAGGGCAGCCGCAGACAAACCTTGCGGGTTTCCAGCAGCTGTGTAAGTGACCTTTTACTTGCTTCTTGCTGGCGCTTCCATTCCCCGCCCCCCTTATTTGGGACAGACTGTGACATGCCCAGAATGTGTTATCTCTTACCTAGACTAAGTGATATTTGTATAGAAAAGTATGTTTTAGTTTCAAAGCAGAACACAACCCGTTTTCTTTGTTGAGgactcctgatttcaaaatagtTCTTAATAAAATAGTC
This portion of the Pseudorca crassidens isolate mPseCra1 chromosome 15, mPseCra1.hap1, whole genome shotgun sequence genome encodes:
- the RBBP9 gene encoding serine hydrolase RBBP9 isoform X2, producing the protein MTAEVLAQIHGVREDLRDQPLPDAQVTWFTDGSSFVQQGQRYAGAAVTSETEVVWAETLPPGTSAQKAELIALTQALKMSKGQKATIYTDSRYAFATAHIHGAIYRERGLLTAEGKDIKNKEEILALLAAIWEPKKLAIVHCPGHQKPTNPVARGNNLADQTARQAAHTPIPLLPLQLPDPGPREIPPQPDYSEDDIRWMSKLPLTQVRDGWWRDAKNNILLPEKLGTLVLGRIHRSTHLGARRLQDLIRQTGLKNVSEKTERLVADCAVCQLHNASTHPSTTGIRERGNQPGAYWEVDFTEVKPGKYGYKYLLVFIDTFSGWTEAFPTKNETAQIVAKKLLEEILPRNGFPVMIGSDDGPAFVSKPYSGHTRQSGPN
- the RBBP9 gene encoding serine hydrolase RBBP9 isoform X1 gives rise to the protein MPRAGSPVAHAVGAPQVGCIHGGALQGGDRPRERGRGYDHTRLVQLGEEGAGAALQRTHETIWPKLKELYATGPPPTPHQLRPSDWVLVKRHRQETLEPRWKGPYQIILTTPTAIKVDSIAAWIHYTHVKPVDPFSDLIKSTKADVTWMVDRNKDNPFKLTLCRTLPHDDQGTADSPNNSPNPQPSGHEGRTRPFPHKNTLIQQLYGAPCECRGGTMETPEVPRGYTHMQDCGGITAYLVQEYKGTRASQSWQCYHKPKPLPPRATCPCSTFQESMHSMCYSSYQQCIGANNKTYFTAILQNNKSPTISEGNKYLQAGCTGTPGTPVCWNTRAPTHMSDGGGPQDAVRQIETRRQIEEVYRHLYPQLNYHPLILPKVNPSELDPQTMTILEATFTLLNATNPHLAQDCWLCLPQGPPRPIAIPTFANLNISERCNPTLLPEPFPIQFSKFSTTFNTSCFVKNDSLSNASIDLGILSSTGCSQYIPVNSSLCSPNTTVFVCGNNLAYTYLPPNWTGVCKLATLLPNVDLISGDTPLPIPSFDLWAGRTKRAITAIPLLVGLGITGAVATGSTGLGVSLHSYNQLSRQLIEDVEALSGTIQDSQDQLDSWAEVVLQNRRGSDLLTAEQGGICLALKEKCCFYANKSGIVRTKIHQLQEDLARCRQELADNPLRSGFHGMLPFLLPILGPLLCLLLLFTIGPCILRRVIDFVREKINAVQLMVLTQYQPNEALEIEETEP
- the RBBP9 gene encoding serine hydrolase RBBP9 isoform X4 → MPRAGSPVAHAVGAPQVGCIHGGALQGGDRPRERGRGYDHTRLVQLGEEGAGAALQRTHETIWPKLKELYATGPPPTPHQLRPSDWVLVKRHRQETLEPRWKGPYQIILTTPTAIKVDSIAAWIHYTHVKPVDPFSDLIKSTKADVTWMVDRNKDNPFKLTLCRTLPHDDQVTARESIWLPFMETELHCDEETIIIGHSSGAIAAMRYAETHRVCAIVLVSAYTSDLGDDNERASGDTGSSPGLGRSHMQQSN